From the genome of Helicobacter colisuis, one region includes:
- a CDS encoding metal ABC transporter solute-binding protein, Zn/Mn family, producing MKKVLVFLCFIASSLMAKPIIAVSIPMQAEFIEKIAGEEYDISVLVEKGTNPHDFEPKFSSIKEVNEAIAYFPIGVEFEDAWLKRFLDQNPDMKIFPSNAGIKTINFAHHSKDEHEHHDYHDHGEDGDTHIWLSLSNAKQIASNIYQALVKLNPRGDYSKAYEALLAQIQGADIKIKAALQDVPKRQKFVVFHPMLGYFAREYDLEEISIEVEGKSPKMKEMVQVIDTIKKEKLQIIFAQPEFSTKAAEFIAEESGAKLGYFSPLETPWAENLIRFAETLKEANKN from the coding sequence ATGAAAAAAGTTTTAGTATTTTTATGTTTTATTGCTAGTAGTTTGATGGCAAAGCCAATTATAGCAGTGAGCATTCCGATGCAAGCAGAATTTATAGAAAAGATTGCTGGGGAGGAGTATGATATTAGTGTGCTAGTAGAAAAAGGCACAAATCCACATGATTTTGAACCTAAATTCTCTAGCATTAAAGAGGTGAATGAAGCCATAGCGTATTTTCCTATTGGTGTTGAATTTGAAGATGCTTGGTTAAAGCGATTTTTAGATCAAAATCCAGATATGAAAATTTTCCCTTCCAACGCAGGAATTAAAACGATTAATTTTGCTCACCACTCTAAAGATGAGCACGAACACCACGATTATCACGACCACGGAGAAGATGGTGATACACATATTTGGCTTTCACTCTCTAATGCCAAACAAATTGCTTCAAATATCTATCAAGCCCTAGTGAAGCTTAATCCTAGGGGAGATTATTCTAAAGCTTATGAGGCATTACTAGCACAGATTCAAGGAGCTGATATAAAAATAAAAGCAGCATTGCAAGATGTTCCTAAGCGCCAAAAATTTGTTGTTTTTCACCCTATGCTTGGGTATTTTGCAAGAGAATATGATTTAGAGGAAATTTCTATTGAAGTGGAAGGAAAAAGCCCAAAAATGAAAGAGATGGTGCAAGTTATTGATACCATTAAAAAAGAAAAATTACAAATCATCTTTGCTCAACCAGAGTTCTCTACCAAAGCAGCAGAGTTTATTGCTGAAGAATCAGGAGCAAAACTAGGTTACTTCTCGCCCTTAGAAACTCCTTGGGCGGAGAATCTTATCAGATTTGCAGAAACATTAAAAGAGGCTAATAAAAATTAG
- a CDS encoding c-type cytochrome, which yields MGLGKACLLAEDSFITQIEYGKMLYENPRGIGCVNCHGERGEGRLIAYYSHKNKDKELKGVRINHLGFQEFLRSLQESKKVMPKYYLTKSEIQAIYKYLQSKKGNKGS from the coding sequence ATTGGTTTAGGCAAAGCGTGTTTATTGGCTGAAGATAGCTTTATTACACAAATTGAATATGGCAAAATGCTTTATGAAAATCCGCGCGGGATTGGCTGTGTGAATTGTCATGGAGAAAGAGGTGAGGGGAGATTGATTGCGTATTATTCCCATAAAAATAAAGACAAAGAACTTAAGGGAGTTAGGATTAATCACCTTGGATTCCAAGAGTTTTTAAGAAGTTTGCAAGAATCAAAAAAGGTAATGCCAAAGTATTATCTAACAAAAAGTGAGATTCAAGCTATTTATAAGTATTTGCAATCAAAAAAAGGAAACAAGGGAAGCTAA
- the rpiB gene encoding ribose 5-phosphate isomerase B — translation MKFFIASDHAGFELKESLIPFLEKMGHEVINLGPANNNRVDYPDFANLLCQEVLATPQSLGILICGSGIGMSIAANRHRGIRAALCNEPYGATMARAHNDANVLCLGARVVGLGMAECILQSFIKGEFEGGRHTQRVEKLQ, via the coding sequence ATGAAGTTTTTTATCGCTAGTGATCATGCAGGATTTGAACTCAAAGAATCACTCATTCCATTCTTAGAAAAAATGGGGCATGAAGTTATCAATCTTGGACCTGCTAACAATAATCGCGTGGATTATCCTGATTTTGCTAATTTGCTTTGTCAAGAAGTTTTAGCCACTCCCCAAAGTCTTGGGATTTTAATATGTGGCAGTGGAATTGGAATGAGTATTGCTGCTAATAGACACAGAGGGATTCGTGCCGCACTTTGCAATGAACCCTATGGAGCAACAATGGCTAGAGCACATAATGACGCTAATGTCCTTTGTTTAGGAGCTAGAGTGGTTGGATTAGGTATGGCAGAGTGCATCTTGCAAAGCTTCATCAAAGGAGAATTTGAAGGTGGCAGACACACCCAAAGAGTAGAGAAATTACAATAA
- the folD gene encoding bifunctional methylenetetrahydrofolate dehydrogenase/methenyltetrahydrofolate cyclohydrolase FolD produces MQILDGKALALEIQQTIKQEVQELSKQQITPGLAVILVGDDPASQSYVNMKAKACSQTGIYSTTHKMPESITEEALLQTISMMNENPNIDGILVQLPLPKHINTTAILEAISPKKDVDGFHPFNMGRVFTNLDGFIPATPMGVITLLEHYKIPIEGKNVVIVGASNIVGKPLGALFLNKNATITLCHIYTQNLANHTKNADIICVGVGKPNLITQDMVKEGAIVVDIGITRLENGKIVGDVDYDNAAPKCSYITPVPGGVGPMTIASLLQNTIKAAKLRAKKETK; encoded by the coding sequence ATGCAAATTTTAGATGGGAAGGCACTTGCCTTAGAGATTCAACAAACTATCAAGCAAGAAGTTCAAGAGCTTAGCAAACAACAAATCACACCAGGATTAGCCGTGATTTTGGTTGGAGATGATCCTGCATCACAAAGCTATGTCAATATGAAAGCCAAAGCTTGTAGCCAAACAGGAATCTACTCTACTACTCACAAAATGCCAGAGAGCATTACTGAAGAAGCACTACTACAAACTATCTCAATGATGAATGAAAATCCAAATATTGATGGAATCTTAGTTCAACTCCCACTTCCAAAACATATCAATACTACCGCAATTTTAGAAGCCATTTCTCCTAAAAAAGATGTTGATGGATTCCACCCTTTTAATATGGGAAGAGTTTTTACTAATCTTGATGGCTTTATTCCTGCAACGCCTATGGGAGTGATTACTCTGCTTGAACATTACAAGATTCCCATAGAAGGCAAAAATGTCGTTATTGTTGGGGCGAGCAATATCGTAGGAAAACCCCTTGGCGCACTCTTTTTAAACAAAAATGCCACTATCACTCTTTGTCATATTTACACACAAAATCTTGCAAATCATACCAAAAATGCCGACATTATATGTGTAGGTGTCGGAAAGCCAAATCTCATCACACAAGATATGGTAAAAGAAGGTGCTATTGTAGTGGATATAGGAATCACAAGACTTGAAAATGGCAAAATTGTAGGGGATGTAGATTATGACAATGCCGCTCCAAAATGTAGCTACATTACGCCTGTCCCAGGTGGCGTGGGACCTATGACAATCGCTTCACTCTTGCAAAATACCATCAAAGCAGCCAAACTTAGAGCGAAAAAAGAGACAAAATGA
- the lepB gene encoding signal peptidase I has protein sequence MKFFDKIYRFVNSWTGTIIIVLSVIFFVAQAFVIPSGSMLNTMLIGDNLFVKKYAYGIPTPTIPWIEFKILPDFNNNGHLFEGERPKRGDIVIFRYPLDPKIHFVKRNVAIGGDEVIYTKDGLWVHFKEENPYSQNPTKTLQYNGKTFIYDPYLQKHPGVHYDKSGVDSFVLLQNTQGIAMEPIFLESDELGFYTKIAEDEFFMMGDNRNNSSDSRFWGSVAYSYVIGKPWFIYFSWDDNFNVRWDRIGKSIESLEKKMLENQ, from the coding sequence ATGAAGTTTTTTGATAAAATTTATCGTTTTGTAAATAGTTGGACAGGGACAATTATTATTGTTTTATCTGTTATTTTCTTTGTTGCACAAGCTTTTGTTATCCCCAGTGGAAGTATGCTAAATACAATGCTAATTGGAGATAATTTATTTGTCAAAAAATACGCTTATGGTATTCCAACTCCAACCATTCCTTGGATTGAATTTAAGATTCTACCTGATTTTAATAACAATGGGCATTTATTTGAAGGAGAACGCCCCAAAAGGGGAGATATTGTGATATTCCGCTATCCTTTAGACCCAAAGATTCACTTTGTAAAACGAAATGTTGCAATAGGTGGCGATGAGGTAATTTACACCAAAGATGGCTTATGGGTGCATTTTAAAGAAGAGAATCCTTATAGCCAAAATCCAACAAAAACTCTACAATATAATGGCAAAACTTTCATTTATGATCCCTATCTCCAAAAGCACCCCGGAGTGCATTATGACAAAAGTGGAGTTGATTCTTTTGTGCTATTGCAAAATACGCAAGGAATTGCTATGGAACCTATATTTTTAGAAAGTGATGAATTAGGCTTTTATACCAAAATTGCCGAAGATGAGTTTTTTATGATGGGAGATAATCGCAATAACTCAAGTGATTCTAGATTCTGGGGAAGTGTGGCTTATAGCTATGTGATTGGCAAACCTTGGTTTATTTATTTTAGTTGGGATGATAATTTTAATGTCCGTTGGGATAGAATTGGCAAAAGCATCGAATCGCTAGAAAAGAAAATGCTGGAAAATCAATAA
- a CDS encoding site-2 protease family protein, which translates to MLNLPSLYTIPLMIAALLLAIIGHEIMHGYVAYKYGDNTAKIAGRLSLNPIVHIDLVGSILIPAVLFLSNAPFLFGWAKPVPVRMDRVIYQGGYFAALLVSLAGILYNLALALLAAFLFYAFNGGILSGFFEYFSNPQLPYALILFFFLQLIIYNIILAIFNLLPIPPLDGSNALAYLGLIFKSDFFSRIFNKIHPIAGMIVLILILSTPLSAVISAPVNLILQWLL; encoded by the coding sequence ATGCTTAATCTACCCTCTCTTTACACTATCCCTTTGATGATAGCAGCACTTTTATTAGCTATCATCGGACATGAGATTATGCACGGATATGTGGCTTATAAATACGGCGATAATACCGCAAAAATAGCTGGAAGACTAAGCTTAAATCCTATCGTGCATATTGATTTGGTAGGCTCTATTTTGATTCCTGCCGTGCTATTTTTGTCTAATGCGCCCTTTTTGTTTGGCTGGGCAAAACCTGTGCCTGTTAGAATGGATAGGGTAATTTATCAAGGCGGATATTTTGCGGCTTTATTAGTTTCATTAGCAGGAATCTTATACAATCTAGCTCTTGCGCTTTTAGCTGCTTTTCTCTTTTATGCTTTTAATGGCGGAATCTTAAGTGGATTTTTTGAATACTTTTCAAATCCTCAACTGCCTTATGCTTTAATTCTCTTTTTCTTTTTGCAGCTCATTATTTATAATATCATTCTGGCTATCTTTAATCTCTTGCCCATTCCACCCCTAGATGGCTCTAATGCTCTAGCATATCTCGGCTTAATTTTTAAAAGTGATTTTTTTTCAAGAATCTTTAATAAAATCCACCCCATAGCGGGTATGATTGTTTTGATTCTTATTCTAAGCACTCCGCTTTCTGCAGTAATTTCAGCACCCGTTAATCTTATCTTACAATGGCTTTTATAA